One genomic window of Hyalangium gracile includes the following:
- a CDS encoding SH3 domain-containing protein: MRSRILVLTLLLASACNTAQDMTVTLDGLELRAEARDDATVVEKLPMGTRVRVHNARFWESSDWYRIVTKGGTRWTKLEGLVPYPLRGETRFVRLEQLPVHVTRDPAGRVVETLKLGDEVQLLAQDPPGAATYHGVIRSGALRGYVDEFGLSAEKPLTRNLLASSSELLKKGDLARAKQLAQAALAMAEGTGRSGALVEAISQAETEPGALKEELLGFGEKAASASPPAKGSLGYVVPYRAPVRDGADERDDIVTVLPTNAAVEVLDIKGTWAHVALVAKATPWMAVELGDLAKVAAGETAALSPAQRSGRARGYMQLATLQSKRPSATEHLAKVNTLSREEHGDQRLDLLKRALVVAEPKEVPTVASALMDEAFEGERYRLAVAAAVRLREATQGDSKDASGKEWKIETVTSIYGCSGSPLEAQIEQVDFEPTGEFPKPSGSVCALVTGFSSPCDVCLSDFSEFDAEERQHVLRDKVAVDTALTDHEDVITNYLKATSRLEDAYPRPARMKVSLRTASGSPPGRLFVFELPLEVERYEAQLAVKPLFREARVSEVGLPESATEGRWEYWMSTLQWEDSAHGAVFSSDPKSAWKAVQAFARSLQTKPKELLARNQEAGVVYSLHLSQHCGRCPNRKR, encoded by the coding sequence ATGCGCTCCCGGATCCTCGTCCTCACGCTCCTCCTTGCCTCCGCCTGCAACACCGCCCAGGACATGACCGTCACCCTGGACGGCCTGGAGCTCCGGGCGGAAGCCCGCGACGACGCGACCGTGGTGGAGAAGCTGCCGATGGGCACGCGCGTCCGGGTCCACAACGCCCGCTTCTGGGAGAGCTCGGACTGGTACCGCATCGTCACGAAGGGCGGCACGCGGTGGACGAAGCTCGAAGGGCTGGTGCCCTACCCGCTGCGAGGTGAGACGCGGTTCGTCCGCCTGGAGCAGCTGCCCGTCCACGTGACGCGCGACCCGGCGGGGCGTGTCGTCGAGACCCTGAAGCTGGGCGACGAGGTGCAGCTGCTGGCCCAGGATCCACCGGGCGCGGCAACGTACCACGGCGTCATCCGGAGTGGCGCGCTGCGCGGCTACGTGGACGAGTTCGGCCTCAGCGCGGAGAAGCCCCTGACGCGCAACCTCCTGGCGAGCTCCAGCGAGCTCCTCAAGAAGGGAGACCTGGCCCGGGCGAAGCAGCTCGCCCAGGCCGCCCTGGCGATGGCCGAGGGAACCGGGAGGAGCGGCGCGCTCGTGGAGGCCATCAGCCAGGCGGAGACGGAGCCCGGCGCGCTGAAGGAGGAGCTGCTCGGGTTCGGAGAGAAGGCGGCCAGCGCGTCGCCTCCCGCCAAGGGCAGCCTGGGCTATGTCGTCCCCTACCGCGCCCCGGTCCGCGACGGAGCGGACGAGCGGGATGACATCGTCACCGTGCTCCCCACGAACGCGGCCGTGGAGGTGCTCGACATCAAGGGGACGTGGGCCCACGTGGCGCTGGTGGCGAAGGCGACGCCGTGGATGGCCGTGGAGCTCGGAGACCTCGCGAAGGTCGCCGCGGGAGAGACCGCTGCGCTCTCCCCGGCGCAGCGCAGCGGGCGCGCGCGCGGGTACATGCAGCTCGCCACGCTCCAGTCGAAGCGCCCGAGCGCCACCGAACACCTCGCCAAGGTCAACACCCTCTCACGCGAGGAGCACGGCGATCAGCGCCTGGACCTGCTCAAGCGGGCCCTGGTCGTCGCCGAGCCCAAGGAGGTGCCCACGGTCGCCTCGGCGCTCATGGACGAGGCCTTCGAGGGCGAGCGCTACCGACTGGCCGTCGCCGCGGCCGTCCGCCTCCGCGAGGCGACCCAGGGAGATTCCAAGGACGCCTCGGGCAAGGAGTGGAAGATCGAGACGGTCACCAGCATCTACGGCTGCTCAGGCTCTCCCCTGGAGGCCCAGATCGAGCAGGTGGACTTCGAGCCCACCGGGGAGTTCCCGAAGCCATCGGGCAGCGTCTGCGCCCTGGTGACGGGGTTCTCGTCCCCCTGTGACGTGTGCCTGTCGGACTTCTCCGAGTTCGACGCCGAGGAGCGCCAGCACGTGCTGCGCGACAAGGTCGCCGTCGACACGGCGCTCACCGATCACGAGGACGTGATCACGAACTACCTGAAGGCCACCTCCCGCCTGGAGGATGCCTACCCGCGGCCCGCTCGCATGAAGGTGAGCCTGCGCACGGCCTCCGGCTCTCCTCCCGGACGCCTCTTCGTGTTCGAGCTGCCGCTCGAGGTGGAGCGCTACGAGGCCCAGCTGGCCGTCAAGCCGCTCTTCAGGGAGGCCCGGGTGTCGGAGGTGGGCCTGCCCGAGTCCGCCACCGAGGGCCGCTGGGAGTACTGGATGAGCACGCTGCAGTGGGAGGACTCGGCCCACGGCGCGGTCTTCTCCTCGGATCCGAAGTCCGCCTGGAAGGCGGTCCAGGCCTTCGCGCGCTCCCTCCAGACGAAGCCCAAGGAGCTGCTCGCCCGCAATCAGGAGGCGGGGGTGGTGTACTCGCTCCACCTCTCGCAGCACTGTGGCAGGTGCCCGAACCGGAAGAGGTGA
- a CDS encoding metallophosphoesterase family protein → MKLYAISDLHVGARENREALEELSPHPEDWLIVAGDVGETLQHLEFTLRTLTPRFRQLIWVPGNHELWTHTQDPTSLRGEARYLQFVSLCEKYGVLTPEHPYPRWPGEGPPRVIAPLFLLYDYSFRPDEVREEDAVQWAMDSGVLCTDEALLFPDPYPSRAAWCAARCEQTLKRLEAIPADCSTILVNHFPLRRHHARLPRIPRFSIWCGTRRTEDWHQRFRAEVVVTGHLHIPLTFWDDGVRFEEVSVGYPRQWQGRRTIDQCLRQILPATTTPSATHIYRG, encoded by the coding sequence ATGAAGCTCTACGCCATCAGTGATCTCCATGTCGGTGCCCGTGAGAACCGCGAAGCCCTCGAGGAGCTCTCCCCCCATCCCGAGGACTGGCTCATCGTCGCCGGAGACGTGGGCGAGACGCTGCAGCACCTGGAGTTCACGCTCCGCACCCTCACCCCGCGCTTCCGTCAGCTCATCTGGGTCCCAGGCAACCACGAGCTGTGGACCCACACCCAGGATCCCACCTCCCTTCGAGGAGAGGCCCGCTACCTCCAGTTCGTCTCCCTCTGCGAGAAGTACGGCGTCCTCACGCCGGAGCACCCGTACCCCCGGTGGCCGGGCGAGGGGCCGCCGCGGGTCATCGCGCCGCTCTTCCTGCTCTATGACTACTCGTTCCGGCCCGACGAGGTCCGCGAGGAGGACGCGGTGCAGTGGGCCATGGACTCCGGTGTGCTGTGCACGGACGAGGCGCTGCTCTTCCCCGATCCGTACCCCTCTCGCGCCGCGTGGTGCGCCGCCCGCTGCGAGCAGACGCTGAAGCGCCTGGAGGCCATCCCCGCGGACTGCTCGACGATCCTCGTGAACCACTTCCCGCTGCGGCGACACCACGCCCGGCTCCCGCGCATCCCCCGCTTCTCCATCTGGTGCGGCACGCGGAGGACCGAGGACTGGCACCAGCGCTTCCGAGCCGAGGTCGTCGTCACCGGCCACCTGCACATCCCCCTCACCTTCTGGGATGACGGGGTGCGCTTCGAGGAGGTGTCGGTCGGCTACCCCCGGCAGTGGCAGGGCCGCCGCACCATCGATCAGTGCCTCCGGCAGATTCTCCCGGCCACCACCACCCCCTCCGCGACGCACATCTACCGGGGCTGA
- a CDS encoding FAD-dependent monooxygenase produces the protein MDTNRTVIIAGGGIGGLTLGVALRRAGISVRIFERAAALRPVGAGITMQTNAMLAFRAIGLDAAVAAAGHAMQRGSILDQRGRPLGTMMVGEMAQELGAPMIAIHRARLQEVLQEALGSESLTLGLKVVGFREEPEGIVVRISDGSEVRGALLVGADGLRSTVRSQLLNDGEPRFAGYTSWRGVCEVPGLAEPSITSESWGHGLRFGVVPLGEGRTYWFATANVPAGGIDAPDAHGELLSRFSGWHEPIRALIENTPAAAIVRTDIHDRAPVQHWARGRVVLIGDAAHPMTPNMGQGGGQAVEDAVVLARCLATEKDLPAALSRYEALRIPRANDFVSRSRKLGAIGQWENAVACWIRDRLFRLVPESSMRTNLRRALTFTPI, from the coding sequence ATGGATACGAATCGGACGGTCATCATCGCCGGCGGCGGCATCGGGGGGCTGACTCTCGGCGTGGCGCTGCGCCGGGCGGGGATCTCCGTCCGCATCTTCGAGCGCGCCGCCGCCCTGCGTCCCGTGGGGGCTGGCATCACCATGCAGACCAACGCGATGCTGGCGTTCCGGGCGATCGGGCTCGATGCGGCCGTCGCGGCGGCGGGCCATGCGATGCAGCGAGGCTCCATCCTCGACCAGCGGGGCCGTCCCCTGGGGACGATGATGGTGGGCGAGATGGCGCAGGAGCTGGGGGCGCCGATGATCGCCATCCATCGGGCCCGGCTTCAGGAGGTGCTCCAGGAGGCGCTGGGGTCCGAATCCCTCACGCTCGGTCTCAAGGTGGTGGGCTTCCGAGAGGAGCCCGAGGGCATCGTCGTCCGGATCTCCGATGGCTCGGAGGTTCGGGGGGCGCTGCTGGTAGGCGCGGATGGTCTGCGCTCCACGGTGCGCTCGCAGCTGCTGAACGATGGGGAGCCCCGGTTCGCGGGCTATACGAGCTGGCGCGGCGTGTGCGAGGTTCCGGGGCTGGCGGAGCCGTCCATCACCTCCGAGAGCTGGGGACACGGCCTGCGCTTCGGAGTCGTCCCCCTGGGGGAGGGGCGCACCTACTGGTTCGCCACGGCCAACGTTCCGGCCGGGGGCATCGATGCGCCGGATGCGCATGGGGAGCTGCTGTCCCGCTTCTCCGGCTGGCATGAGCCGATTCGCGCACTCATCGAGAACACGCCGGCGGCGGCGATCGTGCGTACGGACATCCACGATCGAGCGCCGGTCCAGCACTGGGCGCGCGGGCGCGTGGTGCTGATCGGAGACGCGGCGCATCCGATGACGCCGAACATGGGGCAGGGGGGAGGGCAGGCCGTGGAGGACGCGGTGGTGCTCGCCCGGTGCCTGGCGACGGAGAAGGATCTGCCCGCGGCGCTGTCCCGCTATGAGGCGCTTCGGATCCCGCGAGCGAATGACTTCGTGAGCCGGTCTCGCAAGCTCGGCGCGATCGGGCAGTGGGAGAACGCGGTGGCCTGCTGGATCCGGGATCGGCTCTTCCGGCTCGTTCCCGAGAGCAGCATGCGCACGAACCTCCGCCGTGCCCTCACGTTCACTCCGATCTGA
- a CDS encoding FHA domain-containing protein yields the protein MISVKELRALGASLPAGSFRRQLGPFALIQRPPSEASTAVLEPTRLADPGTIELGMLSLLFEFENLLVATLPPLGETDSLTIGRLPDCDVVLDDGSVSKQHAVLRWNEAERRCTVKDLGSRNGTFLNGTTTGNREVALRDGDILSVGYVQFWYLLTDTLYTRLRSGTPGMGSRSG from the coding sequence GTGATTTCGGTCAAGGAACTGCGAGCCCTCGGCGCCTCACTCCCGGCGGGGAGCTTCCGTCGTCAGCTGGGGCCATTCGCGCTGATCCAGCGTCCGCCGAGCGAGGCCTCGACGGCGGTGCTGGAGCCCACGCGGCTGGCGGACCCGGGGACGATCGAGCTGGGGATGCTGTCGCTGCTCTTCGAGTTCGAGAACCTGCTGGTGGCGACGCTGCCGCCGCTGGGGGAGACGGACTCGCTGACGATCGGGCGGCTGCCGGACTGTGACGTGGTGCTGGATGACGGGTCGGTGTCCAAGCAGCACGCGGTGCTGCGCTGGAACGAGGCCGAGCGCCGGTGCACGGTGAAGGATCTGGGCTCGCGCAACGGCACGTTCCTGAACGGGACCACGACAGGAAATCGCGAGGTGGCGCTGCGGGACGGCGACATCCTGAGCGTGGGCTACGTGCAGTTCTGGTACCTGCTCACGGACACGCTGTACACGCGGCTGCGCAGCGGTACGCCGGGAATGGGCTCACGCAGCGGGTGA
- a CDS encoding aspartyl/asparaginyl beta-hydroxylase domain-containing protein, translating into MLTPRNEGAPGPSIPDRLRLPLRFDTARLREDLDRLAPEDWVPHFNKGYYQGEWSGVALRAVGGKANALYPDPTAGDAFADTPMLDRCPAVREALSVFGCPLLSARLLKLAAGARIKEHRDYNLGYEDGEVRLHIPITTNPKVEFHLSGQRVPFGTGECWYLDFNLPHRVENLGSTDRVHLVVDCVLNDWLRALFARAVARAELERFIQRVLAEPALQRQLLETPQPQAFAELAQRLGAELGHAFTAEELQAVLQEARSSWRERWV; encoded by the coding sequence ATGCTTACTCCACGGAACGAGGGGGCGCCCGGCCCCTCCATCCCGGATCGGCTCCGGCTGCCGCTGCGCTTCGATACGGCGCGCCTGCGAGAGGATCTTGACCGGCTGGCTCCAGAGGACTGGGTGCCGCACTTCAACAAGGGCTACTACCAGGGCGAGTGGAGCGGCGTGGCCCTGCGCGCCGTCGGCGGCAAGGCGAATGCGCTCTACCCCGATCCCACGGCGGGAGACGCGTTCGCCGACACTCCGATGCTCGACCGCTGCCCCGCGGTCCGCGAGGCCTTGAGCGTCTTCGGGTGTCCCCTGCTCTCGGCGCGGCTGCTGAAGCTGGCCGCGGGCGCCCGGATCAAGGAGCACCGCGACTACAACCTGGGCTACGAGGATGGAGAGGTCCGTCTCCACATCCCCATCACCACCAACCCGAAGGTGGAGTTCCACCTCTCGGGCCAGCGCGTCCCCTTCGGGACGGGAGAGTGCTGGTACCTCGACTTCAACCTGCCCCACCGCGTGGAGAACCTGGGGAGCACCGACCGCGTCCACCTGGTGGTGGACTGCGTGCTGAACGACTGGCTGCGAGCGCTCTTCGCACGCGCCGTGGCCCGCGCGGAGCTGGAGCGCTTCATCCAGCGCGTCCTGGCCGAGCCCGCGCTCCAGCGTCAGCTCCTGGAGACGCCGCAGCCCCAGGCCTTCGCCGAGCTCGCCCAGCGCCTGGGCGCGGAGCTGGGCCACGCCTTCACCGCCGAGGAGCTCCAGGCGGTCCTCCAGGAGGCTCGAAGCAGCTGGCGGGAGAGGTGGGTATGA
- a CDS encoding sulfotransferase encodes MSGLEQTSLPSAEWIPIRLYPRDSRFFVDWCHLRGLRLTEPFFDETIERCLRHPFSLLFRPQTPVESLLEPSGLEPSLRPRGFIFHLSRCGSTLVSQMLAALPRNVVLSEAGPIDSVLRAHLRVPGVTEAQRIDWLRGIVAALGRQRQAEEQHLFIKFDAWHVLELPLLQRAFPGVPWIFLYRDPVEIMASHQGHKGAHMLPGVLEPGLLGLGPEPLKTMTLEEYGARVLGRLCEAALSAWRERLSPALLVHYRQLPGAVLNSLPAHWGVDFTPEELERMREAALLDAKNPVLPFQDDTAVKQQTLKPAAREQVERWVRPPYEALEAARPPDAS; translated from the coding sequence ATGAGCGGGCTGGAGCAGACCTCCCTCCCTTCCGCCGAGTGGATTCCCATCCGGCTCTACCCGAGGGACTCCCGCTTCTTCGTGGACTGGTGCCACCTGCGAGGGCTGCGCCTCACCGAGCCCTTCTTCGATGAGACCATCGAGCGCTGCCTGCGCCACCCGTTCTCCCTGCTGTTCCGCCCCCAGACACCCGTCGAGTCGCTGCTCGAGCCGAGCGGCCTCGAGCCATCGCTGCGGCCTCGTGGCTTCATCTTCCACCTGTCGCGCTGTGGGTCGACGCTGGTCTCTCAGATGCTGGCCGCGCTCCCGCGCAACGTGGTCCTCTCCGAGGCTGGCCCCATCGACTCGGTGCTGCGCGCGCACCTGCGCGTGCCCGGCGTCACGGAGGCCCAGCGCATCGACTGGCTGAGGGGCATCGTGGCGGCGCTCGGGCGCCAGCGACAGGCGGAGGAGCAGCACCTGTTCATCAAGTTCGACGCCTGGCACGTGCTGGAGCTTCCGCTCCTCCAGCGAGCCTTCCCCGGAGTGCCCTGGATCTTCCTCTATCGGGATCCCGTGGAGATCATGGCCTCGCACCAGGGGCACAAGGGCGCCCACATGCTGCCTGGGGTGCTCGAGCCGGGCCTGCTGGGACTGGGGCCCGAGCCCCTGAAGACGATGACGCTCGAGGAGTACGGCGCGCGGGTGCTCGGCCGCCTGTGCGAGGCCGCCCTGAGCGCCTGGCGAGAGCGGCTCAGCCCGGCGCTCCTGGTGCACTATCGCCAGCTCCCGGGAGCCGTGCTGAACAGCCTGCCCGCGCACTGGGGCGTGGACTTCACGCCGGAGGAGCTCGAGCGCATGCGCGAGGCCGCGCTCTTGGATGCCAAGAACCCCGTGCTGCCCTTCCAGGACGACACCGCCGTCAAGCAGCAGACGCTCAAGCCCGCCGCCCGCGAGCAGGTGGAGCGGTGGGTGCGCCCACCCTACGAGGCGCTGGAGGCCGCGAGGCCCCCCGATGCGTCATGA
- the msrB gene encoding peptide-methionine (R)-S-oxide reductase MsrB yields the protein MVDKLTLSDAEWRKRLTPEEYDVLRKHGTERPGSGCFLGTKDPGTYVCAGCGNPLFKSGVKFESGTGWPSFTQPITPDAVTEYRDTSYGMVRIEVRCGRCDGHLGHVFPDGPPPTGLRYCMNSVAMKHVKEGQPIELVKA from the coding sequence ATGGTGGACAAGCTGACGCTGAGCGATGCCGAGTGGCGCAAGCGCCTGACGCCCGAGGAGTACGACGTGCTGCGCAAGCACGGCACCGAGCGCCCGGGCTCCGGATGCTTCCTGGGCACGAAGGACCCGGGCACCTACGTCTGCGCGGGCTGTGGCAATCCGCTGTTCAAGTCGGGGGTGAAGTTCGAGTCCGGCACGGGCTGGCCCTCCTTCACCCAGCCCATCACCCCGGACGCGGTGACGGAGTACCGGGACACCTCGTACGGGATGGTGCGGATCGAGGTGCGCTGCGGCCGCTGCGACGGCCACCTGGGGCACGTCTTCCCGGATGGCCCGCCGCCCACGGGGCTGCGCTACTGCATGAACTCGGTGGCGATGAAGCACGTGAAGGAAGGCCAGCCCATCGAGCTGGTGAAGGCCTAG
- a CDS encoding bifunctional metallophosphatase/5'-nucleotidase: protein MTHSSPPPSRDQGRRGALALVGALFAGSLLVYSGCGDDKPAATQSPVRVQLIAFNDFHGNLEPPSGSNGTIRVPTGTDGGTTNVNAGGASFLAHHINKLREEDPEHTVVVSAGDLIGASPLVSGIFHDEPTIELMNQIGLDINSVGNHEFDDGRDELLRMQNGGCHPVDGCQASATFEGAKFKFLSANVFTNVGQKTTLLPAYDIREFDGVKVGFIGMTLEGTSKIVNPAGIQGLTFQDEADTVNDLVPQLKEQGVEAIVVIIHEGGYPTGLYDECPGISGPIVELAERFDDEVDVVVSGHTHQAYNCIIDNKRVTSAASFGRAITDIDLVLDPVSHDVIEANARNIVVTRDNANNTVDTMVRGYVAKATPLASRVIGNTSMALQAPVRPLPAGQSGEFLLGNVIADAMLAASKDEAKGGAVIALQNPGGVRADINAGEISYGEVFTVQPFANNLTTLTLTGAEIEEVLEQQFPPHQTSGNTLIMQVSEGFSYTWKASGPAGDKIDPATIMLNGVPLDPTASYRVTVNNFMASGGDSYTAFTKGTNVLTGPIDVDAVEAYLRANNPLTPPALGRIKREP from the coding sequence ATGACCCACTCCTCCCCCCCTCCTTCTCGCGACCAGGGCCGCCGTGGCGCCCTCGCGCTCGTCGGGGCCCTCTTCGCGGGCTCCCTGCTCGTCTACTCTGGCTGCGGCGATGACAAGCCGGCTGCCACCCAGTCGCCGGTTCGCGTCCAGCTGATCGCCTTCAACGACTTCCACGGCAACCTCGAGCCGCCCTCGGGAAGCAACGGGACGATCCGGGTGCCGACCGGCACCGATGGCGGCACCACGAACGTGAACGCGGGCGGCGCCAGCTTCCTGGCCCACCACATCAACAAGCTGCGTGAGGAGGATCCGGAGCACACGGTGGTCGTGTCGGCCGGAGATCTGATCGGCGCCTCGCCCCTGGTGTCCGGCATCTTCCACGACGAGCCCACCATCGAGCTGATGAACCAGATCGGGCTGGACATCAACTCGGTGGGCAACCACGAGTTCGACGACGGCCGCGACGAGCTGCTGCGCATGCAGAACGGCGGCTGCCACCCGGTGGATGGCTGCCAGGCCAGCGCGACCTTCGAGGGCGCGAAGTTCAAGTTCCTGTCGGCCAACGTCTTCACCAACGTGGGCCAGAAGACGACGCTCCTGCCGGCCTATGACATCCGCGAGTTCGACGGGGTGAAGGTGGGCTTCATCGGGATGACGCTGGAGGGGACCTCGAAGATCGTCAACCCGGCCGGCATCCAGGGCCTGACCTTCCAGGACGAGGCGGACACGGTCAACGATCTGGTGCCGCAGCTCAAGGAGCAGGGTGTGGAGGCCATCGTGGTGATCATCCACGAGGGTGGTTATCCCACGGGCCTGTATGACGAGTGCCCTGGCATCTCGGGTCCCATCGTGGAGCTGGCCGAGCGGTTCGATGACGAGGTGGACGTGGTCGTCTCGGGCCACACGCACCAGGCCTACAACTGCATCATCGACAACAAGCGCGTCACCAGCGCGGCCAGCTTCGGGCGCGCCATCACCGACATCGATCTGGTGCTGGATCCCGTCTCGCACGACGTGATCGAGGCGAACGCGCGCAACATCGTCGTCACCCGCGACAACGCGAACAACACCGTGGACACCATGGTGCGTGGGTACGTCGCCAAGGCCACGCCCCTGGCCAGCCGCGTCATCGGCAATACCTCCATGGCGCTGCAGGCGCCCGTGCGTCCGCTCCCGGCGGGCCAGTCCGGTGAGTTCCTGCTCGGCAACGTCATCGCGGACGCGATGCTGGCGGCCTCGAAGGACGAGGCGAAGGGTGGGGCGGTGATCGCCCTCCAGAACCCGGGTGGCGTGCGCGCGGACATCAACGCCGGGGAGATCTCCTATGGCGAGGTCTTCACCGTGCAGCCCTTCGCCAACAACCTGACGACGCTGACGCTCACCGGCGCGGAGATCGAGGAGGTGCTGGAGCAGCAGTTCCCGCCGCACCAGACGAGCGGCAACACCCTGATCATGCAGGTGTCCGAGGGCTTCTCCTACACCTGGAAGGCTTCGGGCCCGGCCGGTGACAAGATCGACCCGGCCACCATCATGCTCAACGGCGTGCCCCTGGATCCGACGGCGAGCTACCGCGTCACGGTGAACAACTTCATGGCCTCGGGTGGCGACTCCTACACGGCGTTCACCAAGGGGACGAACGTGCTCACCGGCCCGATCGATGTCGACGCGGTCGAGGCCTACCTGCGCGCGAACAACCCTCTGACCCCGCCCGCGCTGGGCCGTATCAAGCGCGAGCCGTAG
- a CDS encoding FHA domain-containing protein codes for MLLVREVQALAGDLSQEDFQKQVGPFVLVRRPPDPKVARKALSMGNQRTRLSRTPAQSKIVMAELLQQFDDLEVATLPPIHGSEEMQVGRLPDNDLVIEDPSVSKRHAVLRWSRVARQCTVTDLGSRNGTLLNTDFIRDVNTPLKDGDMLTFGDAEFCFLETPSLLAMLRVATTH; via the coding sequence ATGCTCCTGGTCCGTGAGGTCCAAGCCCTGGCGGGGGACCTCTCCCAAGAAGACTTCCAGAAACAGGTCGGTCCGTTCGTGCTGGTCCGGCGTCCTCCAGATCCGAAGGTGGCAAGAAAGGCGCTGAGCATGGGCAATCAGCGCACGCGGCTGTCGCGCACGCCGGCCCAATCGAAGATCGTGATGGCGGAGCTGCTCCAGCAGTTCGATGATCTGGAGGTCGCCACCCTTCCCCCCATTCATGGGAGCGAAGAGATGCAGGTCGGCCGGCTGCCGGACAACGATCTGGTGATCGAGGATCCGTCCGTTTCCAAGCGCCATGCCGTGCTGCGGTGGAGCCGCGTGGCGCGGCAGTGCACGGTGACGGACCTGGGCTCTCGCAACGGGACGCTGCTCAACACCGACTTCATCCGGGACGTGAACACTCCGTTGAAGGACGGGGACATGCTGACCTTCGGGGACGCGGAGTTCTGCTTCCTGGAGACACCGAGCCTGCTGGCGATGCTGCGCGTCGCCACCACCCACTGA
- a CDS encoding MBL fold metallo-hydrolase, whose amino-acid sequence MRLTLHRGVSLAVLASARTEAEHHEDLGCSIQGPASRPVRRAHVALKRQLAVLGAERALREARSLVRWLEETPRYSALCEGKKRRAGRRVLRREVLFPDARRHQPRVLHLRQEQLGLDVPVGRQEWPAIADLFATLARGASRAELRALSAAPLVGELISDMAGAGWLVRHEGPMALPVPGALFVGHNTVLVAGREGRVLVDPYFRPMSGIDPPGYPPVHPRDLGRIDAVLITHSHGDHFHLGSLLQLPRDTRVFVPAVERESLFSTDCVLRLTQLGFTRVEPLRWGEERQVADVTVRALPFHGEQPTDEQGLYPDLFNEGNTWLVRTPGFSAAFFADAGHDVRGDMRGVCRRVREEGPVDVLFCGVRGFKLKPLFFGFTTLDAFLVDVPRDALTRPQQLMAGPEEALEFGERLGARCVVPCADGGAPWYWREGMGPRYPGYPGEPVSGASTLDENPDADPYPERLEQIHRLRRRGPRALLLRPGEGLLWRGRKAPAVVRQPGFIWPFGGPP is encoded by the coding sequence ATGCGGCTCACCCTGCATCGTGGCGTCAGCCTGGCGGTCCTGGCCTCGGCTCGGACCGAGGCGGAGCACCATGAGGACCTGGGGTGCAGCATCCAGGGGCCCGCCTCCAGGCCGGTGCGGCGAGCGCACGTCGCGTTGAAGCGACAGCTCGCGGTGCTGGGAGCGGAGCGCGCGCTGCGGGAGGCGCGCTCGCTGGTTCGCTGGCTGGAGGAGACCCCGCGCTACTCCGCGCTCTGTGAGGGGAAGAAGCGGCGCGCAGGGCGCAGGGTGCTGCGGCGCGAGGTGCTCTTCCCGGACGCGCGGCGCCATCAGCCTCGGGTGCTGCACCTGCGCCAGGAGCAGCTCGGGCTGGACGTCCCCGTGGGGCGGCAAGAGTGGCCGGCGATCGCTGACCTGTTCGCGACGCTCGCGCGGGGGGCCAGTCGGGCCGAGCTCCGAGCCCTCTCCGCGGCTCCCCTGGTGGGCGAGCTGATCTCCGACATGGCGGGGGCAGGGTGGCTGGTTCGCCACGAGGGGCCGATGGCGCTGCCCGTGCCCGGAGCGCTGTTCGTCGGCCACAACACGGTGCTCGTCGCGGGCCGAGAGGGGCGGGTCCTGGTGGATCCGTACTTCCGACCGATGAGCGGGATCGATCCGCCGGGCTATCCGCCGGTGCACCCGCGCGATCTGGGGCGGATCGACGCGGTGCTCATCACCCACTCCCATGGAGACCACTTCCACCTGGGCTCGCTGCTGCAGCTGCCGAGGGACACTCGCGTCTTCGTCCCCGCGGTGGAGCGCGAGAGCCTCTTCTCCACGGACTGCGTGCTGCGGCTGACGCAGCTCGGCTTCACGCGCGTGGAGCCCCTGCGCTGGGGCGAGGAGCGTCAGGTGGCGGATGTCACCGTCCGCGCGCTGCCGTTCCATGGCGAGCAGCCGACCGATGAGCAGGGCCTCTATCCGGACCTCTTCAACGAGGGGAACACCTGGCTGGTGCGCACGCCGGGCTTCTCGGCGGCCTTCTTCGCGGATGCCGGGCACGACGTGCGGGGCGACATGCGCGGCGTCTGCCGCCGCGTTCGCGAGGAAGGCCCCGTGGACGTGCTGTTCTGTGGCGTGCGGGGCTTCAAGCTGAAGCCCCTCTTCTTCGGATTCACCACGCTGGATGCGTTCCTGGTCGACGTGCCGCGCGACGCACTCACCCGACCGCAGCAGCTCATGGCCGGGCCCGAGGAGGCGCTGGAGTTCGGGGAGCGGCTCGGCGCGCGTTGCGTCGTCCCGTGCGCCGACGGTGGAGCCCCGTGGTACTGGCGCGAGGGCATGGGCCCGCGCTACCCGGGCTATCCCGGCGAGCCCGTGAGCGGCGCCAGCACCCTGGACGAGAACCCGGACGCCGACCCCTATCCGGAGCGGCTGGAGCAGATCCACCGGCTGCGGAGGCGAGGCCCTCGGGCGCTGCTGCTCAGACCGGGAGAAGGCCTGCTTTGGCGAGGGAGGAAGGCGCCTGCGGTCGTGCGTCAGCCGGGGTTCATCTGGCCGTTCGGTGGGCCTCCGTGA